In one Tachysurus fulvidraco isolate hzauxx_2018 chromosome 16, HZAU_PFXX_2.0, whole genome shotgun sequence genomic region, the following are encoded:
- the nhsl1b gene encoding NHS-like protein 1 isoform X9: MSCVKAVSNLDEESKWTVHYTAPWHQQENVFLPSSRPACVEELHRQAKVNLKTALRDCDKLRKDGFRSSQYYSQGPKFSGSARSRNSQLEDEDEEDVDDQSISSSAEEDKISSTMKAHTALKSEGAEVDGQESCFTPLPTPEEKMRQEAQAILTDIVPINVTGETFDRQAIVRRSLINTDTLARRPKKVKRRKTISGLPDNIQQELAKGRGGELRPQSMFIPGQFSTLERSASVSSTLRHSVTKDSGCQTEEVKIVPPSMRRIRAQRGQGIAAQMAGMSTSANNISTVPKDYSPGSPVHVMAPRFNDDLQRFHSLPRGARVTLNAELLNRSTSCRPEDSAVPASRQIGKLQADETAVHMRNSPRTGTSARPKSQEVRGSHGDWGTACVVPPHAAYSRSFIPNAALSCSAEVFALHSTSSPVQQLNARLLGLSSSVNGESSTSVATSAETGDTDMQEAGQSDSSLNSHSTIAAGTASDEQWIYDTPENVLPRRPLTSSCSTPINHLYNSLERSSKGTDSSSLYSMDNDGYYTSMHLDSGLRPKGHSIAGRAARHSMYECIGQPGDRSSIYSDQSLSRSISLRKSKKPPLPPARTDSLKRLPKNNNGVNASNGSILNESLIATLQQSLQNGLKGKGSLTSPSQSPSSDYEDPWMLRPRSQSSLSAGSSGVSAAGVANVYSICHVTPSHSDTSSLRSDYAESWGYYMEYPRLHSDQAQSPAHTNSLSNVGQPGSMTDRQHIHNDTQKSLPPAQENMSAKPQANTSSPDRVHRLTSPSSGYSSQSNTPTAGTPVPSFIRSMSPSGSKPKPRVPERKSSLLSSVSISSSSTSLSSNTSDTVRNNIPPLPPPLSNSSDSPLIPEPFPPPLPLCNPVCASSQTFPPPPAPPLPSSPQHAVSVSPLSINSSPEFPPPPPPEMLNDHSMLHNGPFNPGFHPPLPPPPPLSPPPVNVHIPPPPPPSLPTLTPIIPASASLKGIKDRLKSGNSDRKSISVRSEEIAKSTMPLITPFALQSVQLRSVKQPENREDNNESQEVKTEQISTKPGTKEKFEEIEPQTVLPLHSFSNPEINGTLKENVITKDKKIPLYKTKSGQEMPYETNKYPSDDVISHTQAKAEVDGMQMERTPQNNTSKKKPPVFSKKPKFPVVSAAVPELRVENKQTLDNVEDSSFQVVSNTQKEMAICAPNTEVQESLSVEEVEENDYKSSAESSSCESSICPTAGQVEEPPQTPTIQESCAVDGAVGTSEGEEEENGDYDDDEEEDELSSTAGSVCSKDDGEVFESNASNSPQTPSINGKDMVTPTRPRTTEDLFAAIHRSKRKVLGRKESDDDRLRGNSSPPVTPTGPSPSLNSNVPRQTGSIQRNLRKSATSSDTFKALLLKKGSRSEGSFRMSAAEMLRTTDPRFQRTKSLDSSLDPTSPTAGLDSPCSSPGRCKRVPEDWPRNEAILPRYSLSSPLSPSSMLGPKYSRSRTPPSAASSKYNSRSRILSSPMTVICEREGELTESGESLDESFSVSPLVSSSQIPQDSNGTLCERES, from the exons CTGTGTCAAATCTGGATGAGGAGAGCAAGTGGACAGTTCATTACACAGCACCATGGCACCAGCAAGAAAATGTGTTCCTGCCCTCATCCAGACCTGCCTGTGTGGAAGAGCTGCACCGGCAAGCTAAAGTCAACCTCAAAACAGCGCTCAGAG ATTGTGATAAGCTGAGGAAGGATGGCTTCCGGAGTTCCCAATACTACTCCCAGGGCCCCAAGTTCTCAGGCTCCGCCCGCTCCCGCAACAGCCAActggaggatgaggatgaggaagatgTTGATGATCAG TCGATTTCCTCCTCTGCAGAAGAGGACAAAATCTCCAGCACAATGAAGGCACACACTGCACTAAAGTCTGAGGGGGCTGAGGTGGATGGGCAGGAGTCATGCTTCACACCCTTACCCACACCAGAGGAAAAGATGAGACAAGAAGCTCAGGCCATTCTGACTGACATTGTCCCCATCAATGTTACAG GGGAGACGTTTGACCGTCAGGCCATTGTCCGTCGCTCGctgataaacacagacactctgGCCCGTCGGCCCAAGAAAGTCAAACGGAGAAAGACTATATCAGGTTTGCCTGACAACATTCAGCAGGAACTAG CTAAAGGACGAGGAGGGGAGCTCCGACCACAGTCCATGTTTATTCCTGGACAGTTTTCAACACTAGAACGTTCTGCCAGTGTGAGTTCTACACTAAGGCACTCCGTGACTAAGGATTCCGGCTGCCAGACAGAGGAGGTAAAAATTGTTCCACCATCTATGAGGAGGATCCGAGCTCAGAGAGGACAAGGAATTGCTGCTCAGATGGCTGGAATGTCAACATCTGCCAACAATATATCCACAGTTCCAAAAGACTATTCGCCTGGATCTCCTGTGCATGTCATGGCTCCTCGATTTAATGATGATCTGCAGCGCTTTCACAGCTTGCCTCGGGGTGCGCGGGTTACTTTGAATGCAGAGCTCCTGAACAGAAGTACTTCATGTAGGCCAGAAGATAGTGCTGTACCAGCATCTCGGCAGATTGGAAAGCTCCAAGCTGATGAGACTGCAGTTCACATGAGAAATAGCCCTAGGACTGGCACTTCAGCCCGCCCAAAATCCCAGGAGGTGAGGGGATCACATGGGGACTGGGGGACTGCCTGTGTGGTTCCTCCTCATGCAGCCTACTCAAGGTCATTTATCCCCAATGCAGCATTGTCATGTTCAGCTGAGGTGTTTGCTCTTCATTCTACTTCTAGCCCAGTGCAGCAACTGAATGCAAGGCTTCTAGGGCTATCCTCAAGTGTCAATGGAGAAAGCTCCACCAGTGTGGCCACCAGTGCTGAGACAGGAGATACAGACATGCAGGAAGCTGGTCAGTCAGACAGCAGCCTAAATAGTCACAGTACAATTGCTGCAGGAACAGCATCAGATGAACAGTGGATTTATGATACCCCTGAGAATGTATTGCCCAGAAGGCCACTCACCTCCAGCTGCTCCACTCCTATTAATCATCTCTACAACAGCCTGGAACGCTCCTCTAAAGGTACAGACTCTAGTTCACTGTACTCCATGGACAATGATGGTTACTACACCTCCATGCATTTGGATTCAGGTCTGAGGCCAAAAGGACATAGCATTGCAGGCAGAGCAGCACGACATAGTATGTATGAGTGCATAGGCCAGCCAGGAGACCGTAGCAGCATTTATAGTGATCAATCACTGTCCCGATCTATTTCCCTCCGTAAGTCTAAGAAGCCACCCCTTCCTCCGGCACGTACAGACTCACTGAAGCGTTTGCCTAAGAATAACAATGGTGTTAATGCTAGCAATGGGTCAATTCTTAATGAGTCACTGATTGCTACACTTCAGCAGTCATTGCAGAATGGGTTGAAAGGGAAGGGGTCTTTGACCTCACCATCTCAAAGCCCTAGCAGTGACTATGAAGACCCCTGGATGCTGCGGCCTAGGAGCCAAAGTAGCTTAAGTGCAGGCAGTAGTGGTGTGTCAGCGGCAGGAGTAGCTAATGTTTATTCCATCTGTCAtgtcacaccatcacacagtgACACCAGCAGCCTGCGTTCTGACTATGCAGAGTCTTGGGGCTATTACATGGAATACCCTCGTCTGCATAGTGATCAGGCACAGTCACCAGCACATACTAACTCATTGTCTAATGTAGGACAGCCAGGTAGCATGACAGATAGGCAACATATCCACAATGATACTCAGAAAAGTCTTCCTCCTGCTCAGGAGAATATGTCAGCAAAGCCTCAGGCAAACACATCTTCACCAGACAGGGTGCATCGTTTAACCTCCCCTTCAAGTGGATATTCAAGTCAGTCCAACACCCCAACAGCTGGCACTCCTGTTCCCTCTTTCATAAGGTCCATGTCACCCTCTGGCTCAAAGCCCAAGCCACGAGTGCCTGAAAGGAAGTCATCTTTGCTCTCCTCTGTGTCCATATCCTCTTCTTCAACATCTTTATCCTCTAACACTTCAGATACTGTTAGGAACAACATCCCCCCTCTACCTCCACCTCTTTCTAATTCATCAGATTCACCACTTATCCCTGAACCTTTCCCTCCACCTCTTCCCCTCTGCAATCCTGTGTGCGCTTCAAGTCAGACCTTTCCACCTCCACCTGCTCCTCCTTTACCCAGCAGCCCACAGCACGCTGTATCCGTGAGCCCACTCTCCATAAATTCCTCTCCAGAAtttccccctcctcctcctccagagATGTTGAATGACCACAGCATGCTACATAATGGACCATTTAACCCCGGCTTTCATCCACCACTGCCTCCACCACCACCCCTGTCTCCTCCCCCTGTAAATGTACATATTCCACCACCACCGCCACCATCCTTGCCCACCTTGACTCCAATCATACCTGCCTCGGCAAGCCTAAAGGGAATTAAAGACAGACTCAAATCAGGAAACTCGGATAGAAAGTCAATTTCTGTTCGCTCTGAAGAGATTGCCAAGTCTACCATGCCACTAATAACTCCATTTGCCCTCCAAAGTGTGCAGCTTCGGTCAGTCAAACAACCAGAGAACAGGGAGGACAACAATGAATCCCAAGAGGTGAAAACTGAACAGATTTCTACTAAGCCTGGCACAAAAGAGAAATTTGAAGAGATAGAGCCCCAGACTGTTTTGCCCCTGCATTCTTTCTCTAATCCTGAAATAAATGGGACATTAAAAGAGAATGTAattacaaaagacaaaaaaataccaCTTTATAAGACAAAATCAGGACAAGAAATGCCctatgaaacaaataaatatcctTCAGATGATGTCATTAGCCATACTCAAGCTAAAGCTGAGGTGGATGGTATGCAGATGGAGAGAACaccacaaaacaacacaagcaAGAAAAAACCTCCAGTGTTCTCCAAGAAGCCCAAATTTCCCGTTGTCTCTGCAGCTGTACCTGAGCTTAGAGTAGAGAACAAGCAGACACTGGACAATGTGGAAGATTCTTCTTTTCAAGTGGTTTCAAATACTCAAAAAGAAATGGCTATTTGTGCACCTAACACAGAGGTTCAGGAATCCCTGTCAGTGGAGGAGGTAGAGGAGAATGATTACAAAAGTTCTGCTGAGAGTTCCTCATGTGAAAGTAGCATATGTCCAACTGCTGGTCAGGTTGAGGAACCCCCTCAGACTCCCACCATTCAGGAATCATGTGCAGTGGATGGTGCAGTGGGCACTTCagaaggagaagaggaagaaaatggagattatgatgatgatgaagaagaagatgaattaAGTAGCACTGCAGGATCAGTCTGCTCCAAAGATGATG GTGAAGTGTTCGAATCCAATGCATCAAACTCCCCACAGACTCCTAGCATTAACGGCAAAGACATGGTGACTCCCACACGGCCCCGCACCACAGAGGACCTTTTTGCAGCCATTCACAG GTCTAAGAGGAAGGTCCTGGGTCGTAAGGAGTCAGATGATGACCGCCTGCGAGGTAACTCATCTCCACCGGTCACACCAACAGGACCGAGTCCGTCCTTGAATTCAAATGTGCCTCGTCAGACAGGTTCCATCCAGCGCAACCTGCGCAAATCAGCCACCAGCAGTGACACATTTAAGGCACTGCTGCTGAAGAAGGGCAGCCGCTCAGAAGGCAGCTTTCGCATGTCTGCTGCCGAGATGCTACGCACAACTGACCCACGATTCCAGAGGACAAAATCACTCGACTCCTCTCTGGATCCCACTTCACCAACAGCAGGCCTTGACAGCCCCTGCTCTTCCCCTGGTCGCTGCAAGAGGGTGCCAGAGGACTGGCCCCGGAATGAGGCTATACTGCCACGTTACTCTCTGAGTTCCCCCTTGTCCCCGTCCTCAATGCTAGGGCCAAAGTACAGCCGATCCCGCACACCACCCTCTGCTGCAAGCAGCAAGTACAATTCCCGGAGTCGAATCCTTAGCAGCCCCATGACCGTCATCTGTGAGAGGGAAGGAGAATTAACTGAGAGTGGAGAGTCACTAGATGAATCCTTTTCGGTTTCCCCTTTAGTTTCCTCTAGCCAAATCCCTCAAGACTCAAATGGCACTTTATGTGAGAGGGAGAGTTGA
- the nhsl1b gene encoding NHS-like protein 1 isoform X11, with amino-acid sequence MKAHTALKSEGAEVDGQESCFTPLPTPEEKMRQEAQAILTDIVPINVTGETFDRQAIVRRSLINTDTLARRPKKVKRRKTISGLPDNIQQELAKGRGGELRPQSMFIPGQFSTLERSASVSSTLRHSVTKDSGCQTEEVKIVPPSMRRIRAQRGQGIAAQMAGMSTSANNISTVPKDYSPGSPVHVMAPRFNDDLQRFHSLPRGARVTLNAELLNRSTSCRPEDSAVPASRQIGKLQADETAVHMRNSPRTGTSARPKSQEVRGSHGDWGTACVVPPHAAYSRSFIPNAALSCSAEVFALHSTSSPVQQLNARLLGLSSSVNGESSTSVATSAETGDTDMQEAGQSDSSLNSHSTIAAGTASDEQWIYDTPENVLPRRPLTSSCSTPINHLYNSLERSSKGTDSSSLYSMDNDGYYTSMHLDSGLRPKGHSIAGRAARHSMYECIGQPGDRSSIYSDQSLSRSISLRKSKKPPLPPARTDSLKRLPKNNNGVNASNGSILNESLIATLQQSLQNGLKGKGSLTSPSQSPSSDYEDPWMLRPRSQSSLSAGSSGVSAAGVANVYSICHVTPSHSDTSSLRSDYAESWGYYMEYPRLHSDQAQSPAHTNSLSNVGQPGSMTDRQHIHNDTQKSLPPAQENMSAKPQANTSSPDRVHRLTSPSSGYSSQSNTPTAGTPVPSFIRSMSPSGSKPKPRVPERKSSLLSSVSISSSSTSLSSNTSDTVRNNIPPLPPPLSNSSDSPLIPEPFPPPLPLCNPVCASSQTFPPPPAPPLPSSPQHAVSVSPLSINSSPEFPPPPPPEMLNDHSMLHNGPFNPGFHPPLPPPPPLSPPPVNVHIPPPPPPSLPTLTPIIPASASLKGIKDRLKSGNSDRKSISVRSEEIAKSTMPLITPFALQSVQLRSVKQPENREDNNESQEVKTEQISTKPGTKEKFEEIEPQTVLPLHSFSNPEINGTLKENVITKDKKIPLYKTKSGQEMPYETNKYPSDDVISHTQAKAEVDGMQMERTPQNNTSKKKPPVFSKKPKFPVVSAAVPELRVENKQTLDNVEDSSFQVVSNTQKEMAICAPNTEVQESLSVEEVEENDYKSSAESSSCESSICPTAGQVEEPPQTPTIQESCAVDGAVGTSEGEEEENGDYDDDEEEDELSSTAGSVCSKDDGEVFESNASNSPQTPSINGKDMVTPTRPRTTEDLFAAIHRSKRKVLGRKESDDDRLRGNSSPPVTPTGPSPSLNSNVPRQTGSIQRNLRKSATSSDTFKALLLKKGSRSEGSFRMSAAEMLRTTDPRFQRTKSLDSSLDPTSPTAGLDSPCSSPGRCKRVPEDWPRNEAILPRYSLSSPLSPSSMLGPKYSRSRTPPSAASSKYNSRSRILSSPMTVICEREGELTESGESLDESFSVSPLVSSSQIPQDSNGTLCERES; translated from the exons ATGAAGGCACACACTGCACTAAAGTCTGAGGGGGCTGAGGTGGATGGGCAGGAGTCATGCTTCACACCCTTACCCACACCAGAGGAAAAGATGAGACAAGAAGCTCAGGCCATTCTGACTGACATTGTCCCCATCAATGTTACAG GGGAGACGTTTGACCGTCAGGCCATTGTCCGTCGCTCGctgataaacacagacactctgGCCCGTCGGCCCAAGAAAGTCAAACGGAGAAAGACTATATCAGGTTTGCCTGACAACATTCAGCAGGAACTAG CTAAAGGACGAGGAGGGGAGCTCCGACCACAGTCCATGTTTATTCCTGGACAGTTTTCAACACTAGAACGTTCTGCCAGTGTGAGTTCTACACTAAGGCACTCCGTGACTAAGGATTCCGGCTGCCAGACAGAGGAGGTAAAAATTGTTCCACCATCTATGAGGAGGATCCGAGCTCAGAGAGGACAAGGAATTGCTGCTCAGATGGCTGGAATGTCAACATCTGCCAACAATATATCCACAGTTCCAAAAGACTATTCGCCTGGATCTCCTGTGCATGTCATGGCTCCTCGATTTAATGATGATCTGCAGCGCTTTCACAGCTTGCCTCGGGGTGCGCGGGTTACTTTGAATGCAGAGCTCCTGAACAGAAGTACTTCATGTAGGCCAGAAGATAGTGCTGTACCAGCATCTCGGCAGATTGGAAAGCTCCAAGCTGATGAGACTGCAGTTCACATGAGAAATAGCCCTAGGACTGGCACTTCAGCCCGCCCAAAATCCCAGGAGGTGAGGGGATCACATGGGGACTGGGGGACTGCCTGTGTGGTTCCTCCTCATGCAGCCTACTCAAGGTCATTTATCCCCAATGCAGCATTGTCATGTTCAGCTGAGGTGTTTGCTCTTCATTCTACTTCTAGCCCAGTGCAGCAACTGAATGCAAGGCTTCTAGGGCTATCCTCAAGTGTCAATGGAGAAAGCTCCACCAGTGTGGCCACCAGTGCTGAGACAGGAGATACAGACATGCAGGAAGCTGGTCAGTCAGACAGCAGCCTAAATAGTCACAGTACAATTGCTGCAGGAACAGCATCAGATGAACAGTGGATTTATGATACCCCTGAGAATGTATTGCCCAGAAGGCCACTCACCTCCAGCTGCTCCACTCCTATTAATCATCTCTACAACAGCCTGGAACGCTCCTCTAAAGGTACAGACTCTAGTTCACTGTACTCCATGGACAATGATGGTTACTACACCTCCATGCATTTGGATTCAGGTCTGAGGCCAAAAGGACATAGCATTGCAGGCAGAGCAGCACGACATAGTATGTATGAGTGCATAGGCCAGCCAGGAGACCGTAGCAGCATTTATAGTGATCAATCACTGTCCCGATCTATTTCCCTCCGTAAGTCTAAGAAGCCACCCCTTCCTCCGGCACGTACAGACTCACTGAAGCGTTTGCCTAAGAATAACAATGGTGTTAATGCTAGCAATGGGTCAATTCTTAATGAGTCACTGATTGCTACACTTCAGCAGTCATTGCAGAATGGGTTGAAAGGGAAGGGGTCTTTGACCTCACCATCTCAAAGCCCTAGCAGTGACTATGAAGACCCCTGGATGCTGCGGCCTAGGAGCCAAAGTAGCTTAAGTGCAGGCAGTAGTGGTGTGTCAGCGGCAGGAGTAGCTAATGTTTATTCCATCTGTCAtgtcacaccatcacacagtgACACCAGCAGCCTGCGTTCTGACTATGCAGAGTCTTGGGGCTATTACATGGAATACCCTCGTCTGCATAGTGATCAGGCACAGTCACCAGCACATACTAACTCATTGTCTAATGTAGGACAGCCAGGTAGCATGACAGATAGGCAACATATCCACAATGATACTCAGAAAAGTCTTCCTCCTGCTCAGGAGAATATGTCAGCAAAGCCTCAGGCAAACACATCTTCACCAGACAGGGTGCATCGTTTAACCTCCCCTTCAAGTGGATATTCAAGTCAGTCCAACACCCCAACAGCTGGCACTCCTGTTCCCTCTTTCATAAGGTCCATGTCACCCTCTGGCTCAAAGCCCAAGCCACGAGTGCCTGAAAGGAAGTCATCTTTGCTCTCCTCTGTGTCCATATCCTCTTCTTCAACATCTTTATCCTCTAACACTTCAGATACTGTTAGGAACAACATCCCCCCTCTACCTCCACCTCTTTCTAATTCATCAGATTCACCACTTATCCCTGAACCTTTCCCTCCACCTCTTCCCCTCTGCAATCCTGTGTGCGCTTCAAGTCAGACCTTTCCACCTCCACCTGCTCCTCCTTTACCCAGCAGCCCACAGCACGCTGTATCCGTGAGCCCACTCTCCATAAATTCCTCTCCAGAAtttccccctcctcctcctccagagATGTTGAATGACCACAGCATGCTACATAATGGACCATTTAACCCCGGCTTTCATCCACCACTGCCTCCACCACCACCCCTGTCTCCTCCCCCTGTAAATGTACATATTCCACCACCACCGCCACCATCCTTGCCCACCTTGACTCCAATCATACCTGCCTCGGCAAGCCTAAAGGGAATTAAAGACAGACTCAAATCAGGAAACTCGGATAGAAAGTCAATTTCTGTTCGCTCTGAAGAGATTGCCAAGTCTACCATGCCACTAATAACTCCATTTGCCCTCCAAAGTGTGCAGCTTCGGTCAGTCAAACAACCAGAGAACAGGGAGGACAACAATGAATCCCAAGAGGTGAAAACTGAACAGATTTCTACTAAGCCTGGCACAAAAGAGAAATTTGAAGAGATAGAGCCCCAGACTGTTTTGCCCCTGCATTCTTTCTCTAATCCTGAAATAAATGGGACATTAAAAGAGAATGTAattacaaaagacaaaaaaataccaCTTTATAAGACAAAATCAGGACAAGAAATGCCctatgaaacaaataaatatcctTCAGATGATGTCATTAGCCATACTCAAGCTAAAGCTGAGGTGGATGGTATGCAGATGGAGAGAACaccacaaaacaacacaagcaAGAAAAAACCTCCAGTGTTCTCCAAGAAGCCCAAATTTCCCGTTGTCTCTGCAGCTGTACCTGAGCTTAGAGTAGAGAACAAGCAGACACTGGACAATGTGGAAGATTCTTCTTTTCAAGTGGTTTCAAATACTCAAAAAGAAATGGCTATTTGTGCACCTAACACAGAGGTTCAGGAATCCCTGTCAGTGGAGGAGGTAGAGGAGAATGATTACAAAAGTTCTGCTGAGAGTTCCTCATGTGAAAGTAGCATATGTCCAACTGCTGGTCAGGTTGAGGAACCCCCTCAGACTCCCACCATTCAGGAATCATGTGCAGTGGATGGTGCAGTGGGCACTTCagaaggagaagaggaagaaaatggagattatgatgatgatgaagaagaagatgaattaAGTAGCACTGCAGGATCAGTCTGCTCCAAAGATGATG GTGAAGTGTTCGAATCCAATGCATCAAACTCCCCACAGACTCCTAGCATTAACGGCAAAGACATGGTGACTCCCACACGGCCCCGCACCACAGAGGACCTTTTTGCAGCCATTCACAG GTCTAAGAGGAAGGTCCTGGGTCGTAAGGAGTCAGATGATGACCGCCTGCGAGGTAACTCATCTCCACCGGTCACACCAACAGGACCGAGTCCGTCCTTGAATTCAAATGTGCCTCGTCAGACAGGTTCCATCCAGCGCAACCTGCGCAAATCAGCCACCAGCAGTGACACATTTAAGGCACTGCTGCTGAAGAAGGGCAGCCGCTCAGAAGGCAGCTTTCGCATGTCTGCTGCCGAGATGCTACGCACAACTGACCCACGATTCCAGAGGACAAAATCACTCGACTCCTCTCTGGATCCCACTTCACCAACAGCAGGCCTTGACAGCCCCTGCTCTTCCCCTGGTCGCTGCAAGAGGGTGCCAGAGGACTGGCCCCGGAATGAGGCTATACTGCCACGTTACTCTCTGAGTTCCCCCTTGTCCCCGTCCTCAATGCTAGGGCCAAAGTACAGCCGATCCCGCACACCACCCTCTGCTGCAAGCAGCAAGTACAATTCCCGGAGTCGAATCCTTAGCAGCCCCATGACCGTCATCTGTGAGAGGGAAGGAGAATTAACTGAGAGTGGAGAGTCACTAGATGAATCCTTTTCGGTTTCCCCTTTAGTTTCCTCTAGCCAAATCCCTCAAGACTCAAATGGCACTTTATGTGAGAGGGAGAGTTGA